The following are encoded together in the Scomber japonicus isolate fScoJap1 chromosome 20, fScoJap1.pri, whole genome shotgun sequence genome:
- the lcmt1 gene encoding leucine carboxyl methyltransferase 1, whose protein sequence is MAARQPFTDTDTADEAVRATCDDATTCKRFATSKSYWKDPYIQYFVRSVGERKAPEINRGYYARVQGMNHLLDAFIRKTGCDCQVINLGAGLDTTFWRLKDENLMPRKFFEVDFPTVVARKIHNIKTKPPLSKPLIETHSTDSLLLDAHSLDSDRYCIIGADLRDVSNLNEKLKKFQLNPELPTLLLSECVMVYMTPSQSSNLVHWAAETFHTAMFINYEQVNMSDRFGQVMVENLQRRQCTLAGVEACQSLDSQRDRFLKTGWEHADALDMMTVYSMLPQDDVARIERLEFLDEKELLQQLLQHYSICWATKDKLNLGLSQLAF, encoded by the exons ATGGCAGCTCGGCAGCCCTTCACAGACACGGATACTGCCGATGAAGCAGTGAGGGCGACGTGTGACGATGCAACTACATGTAAAAG GTTTGCTACCAGTAAAAGCTACTGGAAGGACCCTTATATCCAATACTTTGTGAGATCAGTAGGTGAAAGGAAGGCACCTGAAATCAACAGAG GTTACTATGCCCGTGTCCAAGGAATGAATCATCTCCTTGACGCATTCATCAGAAAAACAGGATGTGACTGTCAAGTAATCAACCTGGGTGCCGGACTGGACACCACATTCTGGAGATTAAAG gatGAAAACCTCATGCCAAGGAAGTTTTTTGAAGTTGACTTTCCAACTGTTGTGGCCAggaaaatacacaatataaa GACAAAACCACCTCTGTCCAAACCTCTCATCGAAACCCACTCAACAGACTCCTTACTATTag ATGCCCACAGCCTGGACTCAGACCGGTACTGTATCATCGGAGCAGATCTCAGAGATGTCTCTAATTTGAATGAGAAGCTGAAGAAGTTCCAGCTTAACCCAGA ACTACCCACACTACTCCTGTCAGAGTGCGTGATGGTCTACATGACGCCCAGCCAGTCCTCCAATCTCGTTCACTGGGCGGCGGAGACCTTTCACACCGCCATGTTCATCAACTACGAACAG GTGAACATGAGCGACCGTTTTGGCCAGGTGATGGTGGAGAACCTGCAGCGTCGTCAGTGCACGTTGGCAGGAGTAGAAGCCTGCCAGTCTCTGGATTCTCAG AGGGATCGCTTCCTGAAGACTGGCTGGGAGCACGCTGATGCGCTGGACATGATGACCGTCTATAGTATGCTTCCCCAGGATGATGTGGCAAG AATTGAGCGACTGGAGTTTCTTGATGAGAAGGAGTTGTTGCAACAACTTCTTCAACACTACAGTATCTGCTGGGCTACCAAGGACAAACTCAATCTGG GGCTGTCACAGTTGGCATTTTGA
- the aqp8a.1 gene encoding aquaporin-8a.1: protein MSGSETKTEVLMIADAAMEELPAERGRSTTNKNKKFDQYVQPCLVELLGTTLFVFVGCASVIGNVGAGAIQPAVAHGLALGVLIMVFGPISGGHFNPVVSLSIYLCGGMELCLLVPYVLAQMFGGMTGAALAKCMYPSTLYTTTLGGAFNAAAVTGDLGKATLAEVMMTLILTMVVCMGAVNGRTCSQWAPLCIGLTVTANIFAGGVVSGACMNPARAFGPAVAANHWNLHWIYWVGPTCGALLTVSLIRLLFGDQKTRVVLK from the exons ATGTCAGGATCAGAAACCAAGACAGAGGTCCTCATGATAGCTGATGCAGCGATGGAAGAGCTACcagcagagagaggcaggagTACTacaaacaagaacaagaaaTTTGACCAGTATGTTCAGCCCTGCCTGGTTGAGCTGCTTGGGACGACCCTGTTTGTATTTGTGGGGTGTGCGTCTGTCATTGGAAATGTAGGAGCTGGTGCCATCCAGCCTGCTGTGGCTCATGGACTGGCACTGGGTGTACTGATTATGGTGTTCGGGCCAATTAG tGGGGGGCACTTCAACCCTGTGGTGTCTCTGAGCATCTACCTGTGTGGAGGAATGGAGCTGTGTCTGCTGGTGCCCTATGTCCTGGCCCAGATGTTCGGAGGGATGACTGGTGCAGCTTTGGCCAAG TGTATGTACCCATCTACACTGTATACTACTACCCTTGGAGGAGCCTTTAATGCTGCAGCAGTCACCGGCGATCTGGGAAAAGCCACCCTGGCAGAGGTGATGATGACCCTGATCCTTACCATGGTGGTGTGCATGGGGGCCGTCAACGGTCGAACATGCTCGCAGTGGGCTCCTTTATGCATTGGCCTCACTGTGACAGCCAACATATTTGCTGG AGGGGTGGTGTCTGGAGCCTGTATGAACCCTGCTCGAGCCTTCGGACCTGCAGTGGCAGCAAACCACTGGAACCTTCACTGGATCTACTGGGTTGGACCCACTTGTGGTGCACTGCTCACTGTCAGCCTCATCAG ATTGTTGTTTGGTGATCAGAAAACTCGAGTTGTGCTGAAGTGA
- the aqp8a.2 gene encoding aquaporin-8a.2, with product MGVEKMEMEDTDSTLMEKGKKAPVARSPNTYERLCQPCLAEIVGTMFFVFIGCVSVIENVPAAGRLQPALVHGLAVAVMVAVMDNISGSHFNPPFTIAIYLCGGMELIMVGPYLVSQLIGGVLGAGMAKMMVPAERYRNATGAAFDILKSESQLPGAIFGEVAMTCLVTMVVLLVAVNKKTKTPLAPFLVGCTVIINILAGGDVSGTCLNPARAFGPAVMANYWEYHWVYWAGPIGGGLVAAALLRLILGDHQLRVILKS from the exons atGGGAGTTgagaaaatggaaatggaagACACAGATTCAACTCTGATGGAGAAAGGCAAGAAGGCACCTGTGGCCAGAAGTCCCAACACATATGAGAGACTATGCCAGCCCTGCCTGGCAGAGATAGTGGGGACCATGTTCTTCGTTTTCATCGGCTGTGTGTCAGTCATCGAGAATGTGCCAGCAGCTGGACGGCTGCAGCCAGCCCTGGTGCATGGACTGGCAGTGGCAGTGATGGTGGCGGTCATGGATAACATTAG cGGCTCCCATTTCAACCCTCCCTTCACCATTGCCATCTACCTGTGTGGAGGCATGGAGCTGATTATGGTGGGACCCTACCTCGTCAGCCAGCTAATTGGAGGAGTCCTTGGAGCTGGAATGGCAAAG ATGATGGTGCCTGCAGAAAGATACAGAAATGCCACAGGGGCTGCGTTTGATATCCTCAAGTCAGAAAGTCAGCTGCCTGGAGCCATCTTTGGGGAGGTGGCCATGACCTGCTTGGTGACCATGGTGGTGCTGCTGGTAGCCgtcaacaaaaagacaaaaaccccCTTGGCTCCATTCCTGGTGGGGTGTACTGTCATCATTAACATCCTGGCAGG GGGTGATGTATCAGGGACGTGTCTGAACCCTGCCAGGGCTTTTGGCCCAGCTGTGATGGCCAACTACTGGGAGTACCACTGGGTGTACTGGGCTGGACCCATAGGAGGAGGCCTGGTAGCCGCTGCTTTGCTCAG GCTCATTCTCGGTGACCATCAGTTACGAGTGATCTTGAAATCATAA
- the hbae5 gene encoding hemoglobin, alpha embryonic 5, whose product MTSLSDKDKAAVKGLWGKISKSADQIGADALARMLVVYPQTKTYFSSWSDFSAGSPQVKGHAKKVMGGVALAVSKIDDLTSGLLELSELHAFKLKVDPTNFRLLGHCLLVVIANQFPKDFSPAVHCSVDKFLAALALGLSERYR is encoded by the exons ATGACTTCACTGAGTGACAAGGACAAGGCCGCCGTCAAGGGGCTGTGGGGCAAAATCTCCAAGTCAGCTGATCAAATCGGCGCTGACGCTCTGGCCAG GATGCTCGTGGTTTATCCCCAAACCAAGACCTACTTCTCCTCATGGTCAGACTTCTCCGCCGGCTCACCCCAAGTGAAGGGCCATGCCAAGAAGGTCATGGGTGGAGTCGCCTTGGCCGTGTCCAAGATCGACGACCTCACTTCCGGCCTGCTGGAACTCAGTGAGCTGCATGCCTTCAAACTGAAGGTGGATCCTACCAACTTCAGG CTCCTGGGCCACTGCCTTCTGGTGGTGATCGCCAACCAGTTCCCTAAGGACTTCAGCCCTGCTGTGCATTGCTCCGTGGATAAATTCTTGGCTGCCCTGGCCCTGGGTCTGTCTGAGAGATACCGCTAA
- the LOC128381240 gene encoding hemoglobin subunit beta-like, which produces MVEWTQQERTIITSIFSNLDYEEIGAKALSRCLIVYPWTQRYFGAYGDLSTNEAIKGNPKIAAHGVKVLHGLDRAVKNMDNIKAAYSELSVLHSEKLHVDPDNFKIFSDCLTITIAAKLGDAFTADTQCAFQKFLAVVVSALGRQYH; this is translated from the exons ATGGTTGAGTGGACTCAGCAGGAGCGTACCATCATCACCAGCATCTTCTCCAACTTGGACTATGAAGAAATCGGTGCCAAGGCCCTGAGCAG GTGTCTGATCGTCTACCCCTGGACTCAGAGGTACTTCGGTGCCTATGGTGATCTGTCCACCAATGAGGCCATCAAGGGCAACCCCAAAATTGCGGCCCATGGAGTCAAGGTGCTGCACGGTCTGGACAGGGCTGTGAAGAACATGGACAACATCAAGGCCGCCTATTCCGAGCTCAGTGTcctgcactctgagaaactgCACGTCGACCCCGACAACTTCAAG ATCTTCTCTGACTGCCTGACCATCACCATCGCCGCCAAGCTCGGAGATGCCTTCACCGCCGACACCCAGTGCGCCTTCCAGAAGTTCCTGGCCGTCGTGGTGTCCGCTCTGGGAAGACAGTACCACTAG